In the genome of Segatella copri, one region contains:
- a CDS encoding helix-turn-helix domain-containing protein has product MKDRIRQIMEDQKLNQQSFAQLIGKSTATLSNIFNDRTKPTLDIVDAIKKKFPQVNTEWLLFGTPPMYINKVEGGVAASSSGASAGAGGMGTEDSLDMYGGASASAGMGAQGGMPGAGGVAGGTMEPSLDFGADGQDSSPASPSLFDQPQMHGVKRTPKNIANAAVKIVDKPQRRITEIRIFYDDQTWETFVPKK; this is encoded by the coding sequence ATGAAAGATAGAATTAGACAGATTATGGAGGACCAGAAACTCAACCAGCAGAGTTTCGCTCAGCTCATCGGAAAGTCGACAGCAACCCTGAGCAACATCTTCAACGACCGTACCAAACCTACGCTCGACATCGTGGATGCAATCAAGAAAAAGTTCCCTCAGGTGAACACCGAGTGGTTGCTTTTCGGTACTCCTCCTATGTATATTAATAAGGTGGAAGGCGGTGTCGCGGCATCATCATCCGGGGCTTCTGCGGGGGCTGGCGGCATGGGCACCGAGGATTCGCTGGATATGTATGGAGGTGCTTCTGCATCAGCGGGTATGGGTGCTCAGGGCGGCATGCCGGGGGCAGGCGGCGTGGCAGGCGGCACCATGGAACCTTCGCTCGATTTCGGGGCAGACGGACAGGATTCCTCTCCTGCTTCTCCCTCGCTCTTCGACCAGCCTCAGATGCACGGTGTAAAAAGGACACCTAAAAATATCGCCAATGCAGCGGTTAAAATAGTGGACAAACCGCAGCGCAGGATAACGGAAATCCGCATCTTCTACGACGACCAGACCTGGGAGACCTTTGTGCCGAAGAAGTAA
- a CDS encoding IS1182 family transposase, protein MLEQQQTISFSDYSSLYDLIIPKDNLLRQITDLVDFSFVYQELQDKYCHDNGRTAESPIRMFKYLLLKVIYNISDVDVVERTRYDMSFKYFLGLTPEETNLINPSSLTKFRRLRLKDMDLLDLLIKKTVSIAIEAGVLKSRTIIVDATHTHSRSNPISAAKSLEYYCKDVIKVVDSVDDSMELPELPKEKKYSSIMTAAKTIVATVEADAATANMPAVKERLNMLKETISDAETRGVISKDEDARTGHKTAHSSFFGYKTHIAMSDERIITAATVTSGEKGDGQQLPELIKKTEEAGMEVDSIVADKAYSSKENLKMAKENNMRLSARLSSVIDGNRTNKLPFEYNKDADLYVCPAGHLAKWKEMNNRKNDKRHRNSSITYYFDVDKCKVCPLREGCYKEGAKTKTYAVTIKSDEQLEQIEYQKTEEFINLQRKRYKIEAKNSELKNVLGYDRALSYGLSCMEMQGALTIFAANVKRIIKLMQNA, encoded by the coding sequence ATGCTAGAGCAACAACAGACCATATCATTCAGTGATTATTCAAGTTTGTATGACTTGATTATCCCAAAAGACAACCTGCTCCGCCAGATTACTGACCTGGTGGACTTTAGTTTCGTATACCAGGAATTGCAGGACAAGTATTGTCATGACAATGGTCGTACAGCAGAGAGTCCTATCCGTATGTTTAAGTATCTTCTTTTAAAGGTAATCTATAACATATCGGATGTTGATGTTGTTGAACGTACTCGCTATGATATGTCGTTTAAGTACTTCTTGGGATTAACTCCTGAGGAGACTAATCTGATTAATCCTAGTTCCTTGACCAAATTCCGTCGACTTCGCCTGAAGGATATGGACCTGTTGGATCTTCTCATCAAGAAGACTGTTTCTATTGCTATAGAAGCTGGTGTCCTCAAGTCTAGAACCATCATTGTTGATGCAACCCATACGCATTCTCGTTCCAACCCTATCAGTGCAGCAAAGAGTTTGGAGTATTATTGCAAGGACGTAATCAAGGTCGTTGATTCTGTAGATGACAGCATGGAATTGCCTGAGCTTCCAAAAGAAAAGAAGTATTCTTCTATCATGACTGCTGCCAAAACAATAGTTGCAACAGTAGAAGCTGACGCTGCAACTGCCAATATGCCTGCAGTCAAGGAACGTCTTAACATGCTGAAAGAAACCATTTCCGATGCAGAGACCCGAGGCGTAATATCAAAAGATGAAGATGCCCGTACAGGACATAAAACAGCGCATTCTTCATTCTTTGGCTATAAGACGCATATAGCTATGAGCGATGAGAGAATTATCACCGCAGCTACCGTCACCTCCGGCGAGAAGGGTGATGGACAGCAATTGCCGGAATTGATAAAAAAGACAGAGGAAGCAGGAATGGAAGTTGATTCCATAGTAGCAGATAAGGCATATTCCAGCAAGGAGAATCTCAAAATGGCAAAGGAAAACAATATGCGCCTCTCTGCTCGTTTAAGCTCTGTAATTGACGGTAATCGAACAAACAAACTCCCTTTTGAATACAACAAGGATGCAGATCTGTACGTCTGCCCAGCAGGGCATCTGGCGAAATGGAAAGAGATGAATAATCGCAAAAATGACAAGCGTCACAGAAACTCCAGCATTACCTATTATTTTGATGTGGACAAATGCAAGGTCTGTCCATTGCGTGAAGGTTGCTACAAGGAAGGAGCCAAGACAAAAACATATGCGGTTACCATCAAATCGGATGAACAGTTGGAGCAAATCGAATATCAAAAAACAGAAGAGTTTATAAATCTTCAGAGGAAACGATACAAGATAGAAGCCAAGAACTCCGAACTTAAGAATGTCTTAGGATATGACAGAGCCCTGTCATACGGTTTGTCGTGCATGGAAATGCAGGGTGCTTTGACTATTTTCGCTGCAAATGTGAAAAGAATCATCAAATTGATGCAAAATGCATAA
- a CDS encoding dihydroorotate dehydrogenase electron transfer subunit translates to MKKYVLDLKVVSVESLSDKHVLIKLTDEKPLPEMKPGQFVEVRVDHSATTMLRRPISINFVDREKNQLWLLVAMVGDGTKQLGKLQAGDTLNCMLPLGNGFTMPTRKEQKYLLVGGGVGVAPLLYFGKMIKDFGAEVTFLLGARKDTDLLELDEFAKIGKVCITTEDGSAGEVGFVTNHSVLENEQFDMISTCGPKPMMVSVARFAKKAGVECEVSLENKMACGVGACLCCVEKTTEGHKCVCTDGPVINIKQLTWDI, encoded by the coding sequence ATGAAAAAGTATGTTCTCGACCTCAAGGTGGTTTCTGTGGAAAGCCTTAGCGACAAGCATGTGTTGATTAAGCTTACCGACGAGAAACCTTTGCCAGAAATGAAGCCTGGCCAGTTTGTGGAAGTAAGAGTAGATCATTCGGCTACGACAATGCTTCGCCGACCTATCTCTATCAACTTCGTAGACCGCGAGAAGAACCAGCTCTGGCTGCTCGTTGCCATGGTGGGCGACGGCACAAAGCAGCTCGGAAAACTGCAGGCGGGCGATACGCTCAACTGTATGCTGCCATTGGGCAACGGCTTCACGATGCCTACCCGGAAGGAGCAGAAATACCTGCTTGTGGGTGGTGGCGTAGGCGTGGCTCCGCTCCTCTATTTTGGTAAGATGATTAAGGATTTCGGTGCTGAAGTCACCTTCCTGCTGGGTGCCCGAAAGGATACCGACCTGCTGGAGCTCGACGAGTTTGCCAAGATAGGCAAGGTATGCATCACCACCGAGGATGGCTCTGCCGGCGAGGTGGGTTTCGTAACCAACCACTCTGTGCTGGAGAACGAGCAGTTTGATATGATTTCCACCTGCGGTCCTAAGCCGATGATGGTGAGCGTGGCGCGCTTTGCCAAGAAGGCTGGCGTGGAGTGCGAGGTATCGCTGGAGAACAAGATGGCGTGTGGCGTGGGTGCCTGCCTCTGCTGCGTGGAGAAGACCACCGAGGGACACAAGTGCGTTTGCACCGATGGCCCTGTCATCAACATCAAGCAGCTCACCTGGGATATCTAA
- a CDS encoding dihydroorotate dehydrogenase → MADLSVNIKDLKLKNPVMTASGTFGYGLEFADFVPLEEIGGIIVKGTTLEPREGNDYPRMAETPQGMLNCVGLQNKGVEYFCEHIYPQIKDIDTNMIVNVSGHSPESYAECAARINELEKIPAIELNISCPNVKDGGMAFGVTCEGAASVVKAVRKVYDKTLIVKLSPNVTSIADIARAVEAEGADSVSLINTLMGMAVDIEKRQPLLSIRTGGLSGPCVKPVALRMVYDVAHAVNIPVVGLGGISNAKDAIEFLMCGATAIEIGTANFLDPAVTKKVKDGMNEWLDAHGCKSVTEIIGAIK, encoded by the coding sequence ATGGCTGATTTAAGTGTAAATATAAAGGATTTGAAACTGAAGAACCCTGTGATGACAGCATCGGGTACTTTCGGCTACGGATTGGAGTTTGCGGATTTCGTTCCTCTGGAGGAAATAGGAGGCATCATCGTGAAGGGTACAACCCTGGAACCACGCGAGGGAAATGACTATCCTAGAATGGCTGAAACGCCTCAGGGTATGCTCAACTGCGTGGGTCTTCAGAACAAGGGCGTGGAGTACTTCTGCGAGCACATCTATCCTCAGATTAAGGACATCGATACCAACATGATTGTAAACGTGAGCGGACATTCGCCTGAGAGCTATGCCGAGTGTGCGGCGCGCATAAACGAGCTGGAGAAGATTCCTGCCATCGAGCTGAACATCTCTTGTCCTAACGTAAAGGATGGCGGTATGGCCTTCGGCGTTACCTGCGAGGGTGCGGCAAGCGTAGTGAAGGCTGTGCGCAAGGTGTACGACAAGACGCTTATCGTGAAGCTTTCGCCTAACGTTACCAGCATTGCCGACATAGCCCGTGCCGTAGAGGCAGAGGGTGCCGATTCCGTTTCGCTCATCAATACGCTGATGGGTATGGCGGTGGATATAGAGAAGCGCCAGCCGCTGCTGAGCATCCGCACGGGTGGCTTGAGCGGTCCTTGTGTGAAGCCTGTAGCCCTGCGCATGGTGTATGATGTGGCTCATGCCGTCAACATCCCAGTGGTGGGCTTGGGCGGTATCTCGAACGCCAAGGATGCCATCGAGTTCCTGATGTGTGGTGCCACAGCTATCGAAATCGGTACTGCCAACTTCCTGGATCCTGCCGTAACCAAGAAGGTGAAGGACGGCATGAACGAGTGGCTGGATGCCCACGGCTGCAAATCGGTGACGGAAATCATCGGAGCCATCAAGTAA